A single Bifidobacterium scardovii JCM 12489 = DSM 13734 DNA region contains:
- the orn gene encoding oligoribonuclease has protein sequence MVDSHDAETYGAKESRLIWIDCEMTGLDIFGGDELVEVSVVPTDFDLNVLDEGVDYVIKPSDAAVAHMNDFVRNMHTRSGLINEWEHGLPLAEAERKVTEYVLRFTPDGVRPLLAGNTIGSDKKFLDHYMPGLMSHLHYRSVDVSTLKELARRWYPDVYEHRPAKNGGHRALADIIESLDELRYYREAFMAPAPGPDAETAQRICADITATSILNK, from the coding sequence ATGGTGGACAGCCATGATGCGGAAACCTACGGCGCGAAGGAATCGCGCCTGATCTGGATCGATTGCGAGATGACGGGTCTCGATATCTTCGGCGGCGACGAGCTGGTCGAAGTGTCCGTCGTCCCCACCGATTTCGATCTGAACGTGCTCGATGAGGGCGTCGACTACGTGATCAAGCCGTCCGACGCCGCCGTGGCGCATATGAACGACTTCGTGCGCAACATGCACACCCGCTCCGGCCTGATTAACGAGTGGGAGCACGGCCTGCCGCTCGCCGAGGCCGAGCGCAAGGTCACCGAGTACGTGCTGCGCTTCACCCCGGACGGCGTGCGCCCGCTGCTCGCCGGCAACACCATCGGGTCCGACAAGAAGTTCCTCGACCACTACATGCCCGGTCTGATGAGCCACCTGCACTACCGCAGCGTCGACGTGAGCACCCTGAAGGAGCTCGCCCGCCGCTGGTACCCGGACGTGTACGAGCACCGCCCGGCCAAGAACGGCGGGCACCGCGCGCTCGCCGATATCATCGAGTCGCTGGACGAGCTGCGCTACTACCGCGAGGCGTTCATGGCCCCGGCCCCCGGCCCGGACGCCGAGACCGCGCAGCGGATCTGCGCCGACATCACGGCCACCAGCATCCTCAACAAGTAG
- a CDS encoding Cof-type HAD-IIB family hydrolase, which yields MTATDWAAIAGPLDIRLVVADMDGTLLDEHSRIPEEFWGVLDRLRARGVEFVPASGRQYATLRAMFADRAGGELSYIAENGNVVAADGRIVEVHGIGFDLARRVIGMVNDAVASGAHDIGLVVCGLASAYVQRADEAFVAECRKYYAALEIVDDLYAVLDNADETILKLAIFDFADAEAMAADLLGDISRDHQVVVSGAHWVDIMNPDADKRRGVEALQRDLGVSRSQTAVFGDYLNDLEMLGAGDYSFAMGNAHPALKEAARYIAPSNADHGVLAVLDRLV from the coding sequence ATGACCGCAACTGATTGGGCCGCCATCGCCGGGCCTCTGGACATCCGGCTCGTCGTGGCCGACATGGACGGCACGCTGCTCGACGAGCACAGCCGCATTCCCGAGGAATTCTGGGGCGTGCTCGACCGGCTGCGCGCCCGGGGCGTCGAGTTCGTGCCCGCGTCCGGCCGCCAGTACGCCACCCTGCGCGCCATGTTCGCAGACCGGGCCGGCGGCGAACTGTCGTACATCGCCGAAAACGGCAACGTGGTGGCCGCCGACGGCCGGATCGTCGAGGTGCACGGCATCGGGTTCGACCTCGCGCGCCGGGTGATCGGCATGGTGAACGATGCGGTGGCATCGGGGGCGCATGACATCGGACTGGTGGTATGCGGGTTGGCGTCCGCCTACGTGCAGCGCGCCGACGAGGCGTTCGTCGCCGAATGCCGCAAGTACTATGCGGCGCTGGAGATCGTGGACGATCTGTACGCGGTGCTGGACAACGCCGACGAGACGATCCTGAAGCTCGCGATCTTCGACTTCGCCGACGCCGAGGCGATGGCCGCCGACCTGCTCGGGGACATCTCGCGCGACCATCAGGTCGTCGTGTCGGGCGCGCATTGGGTCGACATCATGAATCCGGACGCCGACAAACGCCGCGGCGTGGAGGCCCTGCAGCGCGATCTGGGCGTCAGCCGGTCGCAGACCGCCGTGTTCGGCGACTATCTCAACGATCTGGAGATGCTCGGGGCCGGCGACTACTCGTTCGCGATGGGCAACGCGCATCCCGCGCTCAAGGAGGCGGCCCGGTACATCGCCCCGTCCAACGCCGACCACGGCGTGCTCGCGGTGCTCGATCGGCTGGTGTAG
- a CDS encoding DEAD/DEAH box helicase, with translation MRQSEALAILNAGANVFLTGAPGAGKTYVLNEFIRQARADGASVAVTASTGIASTHVNGQTIHSWSGVGVATSLSANLLKLIKTRRRRKIQSTDILVIDEVSMMHAWLFDMVDQVCREVRRDPRPFGGLQVVLSGDFFQLPPVSVSGRNNDMVSPTPEFLASRERYAKAGRNPEGFVTESLVWDELDPVICYLTEQHRQDDGQLLTVLTDIREGCVSAEDHDVLAARLGLAPAPGEVAVHLFPVNRQADGLNDLRLAQIASEEHTFFAEQAGPANLVERLKKNMLAPDKLVLKEGAAVMALRNDTDRQYVNGSIGTVRGFAPEAKGGWPIVEFENGNIVTMKQAAWEMMDGETVLASVNQVPLRCAWAITIHKSQGMTLDRAVMDLKRTFAPGMGYVALSRVESMNGLYLAGVSERMFFVSPDAVMLDGTLRSGSAAASDRLAEEGVAAFKPAPEHPESDSGGEFEQAELF, from the coding sequence ATGCGTCAATCCGAAGCCCTGGCGATTCTGAACGCCGGAGCCAACGTGTTCCTCACCGGTGCGCCCGGTGCCGGCAAGACCTACGTGCTCAACGAGTTCATCCGGCAGGCGAGGGCGGACGGCGCCTCCGTGGCCGTCACCGCGTCGACCGGCATCGCGTCGACGCATGTGAACGGCCAGACGATCCACTCGTGGAGCGGCGTCGGCGTGGCCACGTCGCTGAGCGCGAACCTGCTCAAGCTCATCAAGACCAGGCGCCGGCGCAAGATACAGTCCACCGACATCCTGGTCATCGACGAGGTGTCGATGATGCACGCGTGGCTGTTCGACATGGTCGATCAGGTGTGCCGCGAGGTGCGCCGCGACCCCCGTCCGTTCGGCGGGCTGCAGGTGGTGCTCTCCGGCGACTTCTTCCAGCTGCCGCCGGTGAGCGTGTCCGGCCGCAACAACGACATGGTCTCTCCGACGCCGGAATTCCTCGCGTCCCGCGAGCGGTACGCGAAGGCCGGGCGCAATCCCGAGGGGTTCGTCACCGAATCGCTGGTGTGGGACGAACTCGACCCGGTGATCTGCTATCTGACCGAGCAGCATCGCCAGGACGACGGCCAGCTGCTCACCGTGCTCACCGACATCCGCGAGGGCTGCGTGTCGGCCGAGGACCACGACGTGCTCGCCGCCCGCCTCGGCCTCGCCCCGGCTCCCGGCGAGGTGGCCGTGCATCTGTTCCCGGTCAACCGGCAGGCCGACGGGCTCAACGATCTGCGGCTCGCGCAGATCGCCAGCGAGGAGCACACCTTCTTCGCCGAGCAGGCCGGGCCGGCGAATCTGGTCGAACGGCTGAAGAAGAACATGCTCGCCCCGGACAAGCTCGTGCTCAAGGAGGGCGCGGCGGTCATGGCGCTGCGCAACGACACGGACCGCCAGTACGTCAACGGGTCGATCGGCACGGTGCGCGGCTTCGCGCCCGAGGCCAAGGGCGGCTGGCCCATCGTGGAATTCGAGAACGGCAACATCGTGACCATGAAGCAGGCCGCGTGGGAGATGATGGACGGCGAGACCGTGCTGGCGTCCGTCAACCAGGTGCCGCTGCGCTGCGCATGGGCGATCACGATCCACAAGTCGCAGGGCATGACGCTCGACCGGGCCGTCATGGACCTGAAGCGCACCTTCGCGCCCGGCATGGGCTACGTGGCGCTGTCCCGCGTGGAAAGCATGAACGGCCTGTATCTGGCCGGGGTGAGCGAACGCATGTTCTTCGTGTCCCCTGACGCGGTGATGCTCGACGGCACGCTGCGTTCCGGTTCGGCTGCGGCTTCGGACCGGCTTGCCGAGGAGGGCGTCGCCGCGTTCAAACCGGCGCCGGAGCATCCGGAATCCGATTCCGGCGGGGAATTCGAGCAGGCGGAGCTGTTCTGA
- a CDS encoding polysaccharide deacetylase family protein: protein MAKGGSRRGARRVHPLTVILIGAFVAAVVFAGYTITKRILDVRAANHAKALASCVSAQSDFAKTYTSYASTVGAAGKLARTDPAYVANPEYLDDLKSTIAPMTSGSDGTDMDELASGSCAEDMAVANLDDRADALGRADSQMTNRMITVQYQADIVKQSIEGKRNSDSRSQIAALLPDATLAMSRSAGKADEGLRAALQSAVDAANQAMNGGTDVGNDRYLDILVSLQSSYDAVVGALPNDCHFHACVALTFDDGPNKQLTPKLLDALAAAGVQATFFVQGQYVSGSNVKLVQREVAEGHAVGSMSWRHTQLHDMPADQLKKWFDDTDAVISAATGQPVTLFRPPDGAWSDAVREQAKASGQTMILWNVDSRDWERGASAPGIRDNVVGAATRGSIISLHDGNEDTIEAIPGIVQGLRDKGLTPVTIPHLLDGDLTPGAMYYYLGDPA from the coding sequence ATGGCCAAAGGAGGTTCCCGGCGCGGCGCCCGCCGCGTGCATCCGCTGACGGTGATACTGATCGGCGCCTTCGTTGCCGCGGTGGTGTTCGCCGGGTACACGATCACGAAGCGTATCCTCGATGTCCGCGCGGCGAATCACGCCAAGGCGCTGGCCTCCTGCGTCAGCGCGCAGTCGGACTTCGCCAAGACCTACACCTCGTATGCGTCCACGGTCGGCGCCGCCGGCAAACTGGCGCGGACCGACCCGGCGTATGTGGCGAATCCCGAATACCTCGACGATCTCAAGTCGACCATCGCGCCGATGACGTCGGGAAGCGACGGCACGGACATGGACGAGCTGGCGAGCGGATCATGCGCCGAGGATATGGCGGTCGCGAATCTCGACGATCGCGCCGACGCGCTCGGCCGGGCCGACAGCCAGATGACCAACCGCATGATTACCGTGCAGTATCAGGCCGACATCGTCAAGCAGAGCATCGAGGGCAAGCGCAACAGCGATTCGCGCAGCCAGATCGCGGCGCTGCTGCCCGACGCCACGCTGGCGATGTCTCGTAGCGCCGGCAAGGCCGACGAGGGGCTGCGCGCCGCGCTGCAGTCGGCCGTCGATGCGGCGAACCAGGCGATGAACGGCGGAACCGACGTCGGCAACGACCGGTATCTGGACATACTGGTCTCGCTGCAATCCTCCTATGACGCAGTGGTCGGCGCGCTGCCGAACGACTGCCACTTCCACGCCTGCGTGGCCCTCACCTTCGACGACGGGCCGAACAAGCAGCTCACGCCGAAACTGCTGGACGCGCTGGCGGCGGCCGGCGTCCAGGCCACGTTCTTCGTGCAGGGGCAGTACGTATCGGGAAGCAACGTGAAACTGGTGCAGCGCGAGGTCGCCGAGGGGCACGCGGTGGGCAGCATGTCGTGGCGCCACACGCAGTTGCATGACATGCCGGCCGACCAGCTGAAGAAATGGTTCGACGACACCGATGCCGTGATTTCGGCGGCCACCGGGCAGCCGGTCACGCTGTTCCGGCCTCCGGACGGCGCATGGAGCGATGCGGTCAGGGAGCAGGCGAAGGCCAGCGGTCAGACGATGATCCTGTGGAACGTCGACTCCCGCGACTGGGAGCGCGGCGCCAGCGCGCCCGGCATCCGCGACAACGTCGTCGGCGCTGCGACGCGCGGGTCGATCATATCCCTGCATGACGGCAACGAGGACACGATCGAGGCGATCCCCGGCATCGTGCAGGGGCTGAGGGACAAGGGGCTCACCCCGGTCACGATCCCGCACCTGCTCGACGGCGACCTGACTCCCGGCGCCATGTACTACTATCTCGGCGATCCCGCGTAG
- a CDS encoding proline--tRNA ligase, translating into MSTMFLRTLREDPADADVDSAKLLQRAGYIRKAAPGIWTWLPLGLRVLNKIEAIVREEIDGIGAQEVHFPALLPREPYEATHRWEEYGDNIFRLKDRHEADYLLAPTHEEMFTLLVKDMYSSYKDLPVTLYQIQTKYRDEFRPRAGLIRGREFIMKDAYSFTIDEEGMRKAYYDERGAYERIFRRLDLRYVPVFAMSGPMGGSASEEFLAPMPIGEDTFALAPSGKAWNVEALTTPEVPAVDCSATPAMASHETPDSKTIEALVTTANKLYPREDGREWTAADTLKTVAVTLLHAEDEDHDEPWREVVAVALPGDRQVDMKRLEAQFAPAEIEESTEEDLKAHPEMVAGYMGPMVFGKQGEAAGVKEPVRFFIDAHVAEGSEWIIGGDKAGEHRFHAVYGRDFVADGTVEAVEVRHGDMSPDGSGPLSFERGVEIGQVFQLGLKYSKALDLKVLDQNGKTVPVWMGCYGIGVSRVLACIAETHHDDKGLAWPAVIAPAQVHVMATGKDEAAFEAAEKLVGELEARGVEVIYDDRKKVSPGVKFKDAELIGVPLIAVAGRDTVNNGTIEVRDRDGGNSVAVPVAEAAQVIADRL; encoded by the coding sequence ATGTCTACCATGTTCCTGCGCACCCTGCGCGAGGACCCCGCCGATGCGGATGTCGATTCCGCCAAGTTGCTGCAGCGCGCCGGCTATATCCGCAAGGCCGCGCCCGGCATTTGGACGTGGCTGCCCCTCGGCCTGCGCGTCCTCAACAAGATCGAGGCCATCGTCCGCGAGGAGATCGACGGCATCGGCGCCCAGGAGGTGCATTTCCCCGCGCTGCTGCCTCGCGAGCCGTATGAGGCCACCCACCGCTGGGAGGAGTACGGCGACAACATCTTCCGTCTCAAGGACCGCCACGAGGCCGACTACCTGCTCGCGCCCACGCACGAGGAGATGTTCACGCTGCTGGTCAAGGACATGTACTCGTCGTACAAGGACCTGCCGGTCACGCTCTACCAGATCCAGACCAAATACCGCGACGAGTTCCGCCCGCGCGCCGGCCTGATCCGCGGCCGCGAGTTCATCATGAAGGACGCCTACTCGTTCACCATCGACGAGGAGGGCATGCGCAAGGCCTACTACGACGAGCGCGGCGCCTATGAGCGCATCTTCCGGCGCCTCGATCTCAGGTACGTGCCGGTGTTCGCGATGTCCGGCCCGATGGGCGGTTCCGCGTCCGAGGAGTTCCTCGCCCCGATGCCGATCGGCGAGGACACCTTCGCGCTCGCCCCGTCCGGCAAGGCCTGGAACGTCGAGGCGCTGACCACGCCCGAGGTGCCGGCCGTCGACTGCTCCGCAACGCCCGCCATGGCGAGCCATGAGACCCCGGATTCCAAGACCATCGAGGCGCTGGTCACCACCGCTAACAAGCTGTATCCGCGCGAGGACGGCCGCGAATGGACCGCCGCCGACACGCTCAAGACCGTGGCCGTCACCCTGCTGCATGCCGAGGACGAGGACCACGACGAGCCGTGGCGCGAGGTCGTCGCCGTGGCGCTGCCGGGTGATCGCCAGGTCGATATGAAGCGTCTCGAGGCGCAGTTCGCGCCCGCCGAGATCGAGGAGTCCACCGAAGAGGACCTCAAGGCGCATCCCGAAATGGTCGCCGGGTACATGGGCCCGATGGTGTTCGGCAAGCAGGGCGAGGCCGCGGGCGTCAAGGAACCGGTGCGGTTCTTCATCGACGCGCACGTCGCCGAGGGCTCCGAGTGGATCATCGGCGGCGACAAGGCCGGCGAGCACCGCTTCCACGCCGTGTACGGCCGCGATTTCGTGGCCGATGGCACCGTCGAGGCCGTCGAGGTGCGTCATGGCGACATGAGCCCGGACGGTTCCGGCCCGCTGAGCTTCGAGCGCGGCGTGGAGATCGGCCAGGTGTTCCAGCTGGGCCTCAAGTACTCCAAGGCACTGGACCTGAAGGTGCTCGACCAGAACGGCAAGACCGTGCCGGTGTGGATGGGCTGCTACGGCATCGGCGTCTCCCGCGTGCTCGCCTGCATCGCCGAGACCCATCACGACGACAAGGGCCTGGCGTGGCCGGCGGTCATCGCCCCCGCGCAGGTGCATGTGATGGCCACCGGCAAGGACGAGGCCGCGTTCGAGGCCGCCGAGAAGCTGGTCGGCGAGCTGGAGGCCCGAGGCGTCGAGGTCATCTATGACGATCGCAAGAAGGTGTCGCCGGGCGTCAAGTTCAAGGACGCCGAGCTGATCGGCGTGCCGCTGATCGCCGTCGCCGGCCGCGACACGGTCAACAACGGCACCATCGAGGTGCGCGACCGCGATGGCGGCAACTCCGTCGCCGTGCCGGTCGCCGAGGCCGCCCAGGTGATCGCGGATCGCCTGTAA
- a CDS encoding single-stranded DNA-binding protein translates to MALQQGVITMTGRVGGAPQAYGTNNPPTVCSFRLGCSRGYYDANRQWVSLPTTWITVKAYRALASNVLVSLRVGDPVIVTGVLGTEEWQTETNEKRARTFLVASNIGHDLNYGTTYLNRPRREATDAPRDQRNGSPQGASIGPQGGMPLGVQIDPQPEPNQGGLNQHGMGQTGGDSGAGQGGAGQAGVNQAAAAAGVSDGGSGEGSYGGPDAVGESTVGESVTSSGASTDSAAAVDGGSAPSAGVAASGEFAGPEF, encoded by the coding sequence ATGGCATTGCAGCAGGGCGTCATCACTATGACCGGGCGAGTGGGCGGAGCCCCGCAGGCATACGGAACCAACAATCCGCCAACGGTGTGTTCTTTTCGGCTGGGATGCTCCCGCGGCTACTATGACGCCAATCGTCAATGGGTGTCGTTGCCGACCACATGGATCACGGTCAAGGCGTATCGCGCGCTGGCCTCGAACGTGCTGGTGTCCCTGCGCGTCGGCGATCCGGTCATCGTCACCGGGGTGCTCGGCACGGAGGAATGGCAGACCGAAACCAACGAAAAGCGTGCGAGGACGTTTCTGGTGGCCAGCAATATCGGTCACGACCTCAACTACGGCACCACCTATCTGAACCGGCCAAGACGGGAGGCCACCGATGCGCCGCGCGACCAACGGAACGGTTCGCCGCAGGGCGCATCGATCGGGCCTCAGGGCGGCATGCCGCTCGGTGTGCAGATCGATCCGCAGCCGGAGCCAAATCAGGGCGGCCTGAATCAGCATGGGATGGGCCAGACCGGAGGGGATTCCGGCGCAGGGCAGGGCGGTGCGGGCCAGGCCGGCGTAAATCAAGCCGCCGCGGCGGCCGGAGTCTCCGACGGTGGTTCCGGCGAAGGTTCCTATGGCGGCCCCGATGCGGTTGGTGAAAGCACGGTTGGCGAAAGCGTAACCAGCAGTGGTGCGTCCACCGACAGCGCGGCCGCGGTGGATGGGGGCAGCGCGCCAAGTGCCGGGGTTGCTGCGAGCGGGGAATTCGCCGGACCGGAGTTCTAG
- a CDS encoding M13 family metallopeptidase: MTTDLTSGIDPASFSSVIAPSHDLFRYVNGPWIDTYRLPDDKARYGSFDKLAEESENQIRDILEEDGCPATKSRILYRSFTDTDAVEAAGVTPIKPALDAVDAAADKAELTRVLGALNPTDMTPSPFDIGTAGDPADPDTYIMFVEQSGLGLPDEAYYREDHYAPIREAYVEMVAKQLCLAGCADTTHAEDQARRFLAIETRIAASHWDNVTTRDPQKTNNPTDYATLTGELAHFDVAAWAKAWQTAYDKTAAAAAQPVDLVAALQRTIVREPSFLTGFDAFWDEADLEDLKLWARVHVIIGSASMLSHDFDATNFDFYGKVLSGTTQQRDRWKRGVSLVNSVCGEEVGQEYVKHHFPESSKQRMEQLVANLIDAYRVSITNSTWLGEETKTKALEKLSKFTPMIGYPDRWRDYSALDVREGNGLIANMAAAALYEYGYQLAKAGKPVDKSEWFMNPQTVNAYYEPSMNEIVFPAAILQPPFFNPQADDAANYGGIGAVIGHEIGHGFDDQGSQYDGDGALRDWWTAEDKANFKKRTTALIEQYNAFVPPQLAEKYADDPSRAPHVNGALTIGENIGDLGGVNIALKAYAFALDKAAGRPEDGSPEAIEASLATAPVMDGFTGLQRFFLSYASIWRSKNRDELAEQFLQIDPHSPAECRTNGIVRNVDLFYKAFDVHEGDAMWLAPEARVAIW; the protein is encoded by the coding sequence ATGACTACAGATTTGACTTCCGGCATCGATCCGGCATCGTTCTCCTCCGTCATCGCCCCTTCCCATGACCTGTTCCGCTATGTCAACGGCCCGTGGATCGACACCTACCGCCTGCCTGACGACAAGGCGCGGTACGGCTCCTTCGACAAGCTCGCCGAGGAGTCCGAAAACCAGATCCGCGACATCCTCGAGGAGGACGGCTGCCCCGCGACCAAGTCGCGCATCCTCTACCGCTCCTTCACCGACACCGACGCCGTCGAGGCCGCCGGCGTCACCCCGATCAAACCAGCGCTCGATGCGGTCGACGCCGCCGCGGACAAGGCCGAGCTCACCCGCGTGCTCGGCGCGCTCAACCCCACCGACATGACGCCCAGCCCGTTCGACATCGGCACCGCCGGCGACCCGGCGGATCCGGACACCTATATCATGTTCGTCGAACAGTCCGGCCTCGGCCTGCCCGACGAGGCCTACTACCGCGAAGATCACTACGCCCCGATCCGCGAGGCGTACGTGGAGATGGTCGCCAAGCAGCTGTGCCTGGCCGGCTGCGCGGATACAACGCACGCCGAGGACCAGGCCCGCCGGTTCCTCGCCATCGAGACGCGCATCGCCGCGAGCCACTGGGACAACGTCACCACCCGCGATCCGCAGAAGACCAACAATCCGACCGACTACGCCACGCTGACCGGCGAGCTCGCCCACTTCGACGTCGCGGCGTGGGCCAAAGCCTGGCAGACCGCCTATGACAAGACCGCGGCGGCCGCGGCCCAGCCCGTGGACCTGGTCGCCGCCCTGCAGCGCACGATCGTGCGCGAGCCGAGCTTCCTCACCGGCTTCGACGCGTTCTGGGACGAGGCCGACCTCGAGGATCTCAAGCTGTGGGCCCGGGTGCACGTCATCATCGGCTCCGCGAGCATGCTCAGCCACGATTTCGACGCCACGAACTTCGACTTCTACGGCAAGGTGCTCTCCGGCACCACGCAGCAGCGCGACCGCTGGAAGCGCGGCGTATCGCTGGTCAACAGCGTCTGCGGCGAGGAGGTCGGCCAGGAGTACGTCAAGCACCACTTCCCCGAAAGCTCCAAGCAGCGCATGGAGCAGCTCGTCGCCAACCTGATCGACGCCTACCGCGTGTCCATCACGAACAGTACCTGGCTGGGCGAGGAAACCAAGACCAAGGCGCTCGAGAAGCTCTCCAAGTTCACCCCGATGATCGGCTACCCGGATCGCTGGCGCGACTACAGCGCGCTCGACGTGCGCGAGGGGAACGGCCTGATCGCCAATATGGCCGCGGCGGCCCTGTATGAGTATGGTTACCAGCTGGCCAAGGCCGGCAAGCCGGTGGACAAGAGCGAATGGTTCATGAACCCGCAGACCGTGAACGCCTACTACGAGCCGAGCATGAACGAGATCGTGTTCCCGGCCGCGATCCTGCAGCCGCCGTTCTTCAACCCGCAAGCCGATGATGCGGCCAACTACGGCGGCATCGGCGCGGTGATCGGTCACGAGATCGGCCACGGATTCGACGACCAGGGGTCACAGTACGACGGCGACGGCGCGCTGCGCGACTGGTGGACCGCCGAGGACAAGGCGAACTTCAAGAAGCGCACCACGGCGCTGATCGAGCAGTACAACGCGTTCGTGCCCCCGCAACTCGCCGAGAAGTACGCGGACGACCCGAGCAGGGCCCCGCACGTCAACGGCGCGCTGACCATCGGCGAGAACATCGGCGATCTGGGCGGCGTGAACATCGCGCTCAAGGCGTACGCGTTCGCGCTGGACAAGGCCGCCGGCCGCCCCGAGGATGGTTCGCCCGAGGCGATCGAGGCGTCGCTCGCCACCGCCCCGGTCATGGACGGCTTCACCGGACTGCAGCGCTTCTTCCTGAGCTACGCTTCGATCTGGCGCTCGAAGAACCGCGACGAGCTGGCCGAGCAGTTCCTGCAGATCGACCCGCACTCCCCCGCCGAGTGCCGCACCAACGGCATCGTGCGCAACGTCGACCTGTTCTATAAGGCCTTCGACGTGCACGAGGGCGACGCCATGTGGCTCGCGCCCGAGGCACGCGTCGCGATCTGGTGA
- a CDS encoding HdeD family acid-resistance protein: MSDPNANGQNQSGQQGQPEYGAYAPNQSGAQGNAGQQYGQNGQPGYGPYAANPNGNPNGQYGQQGQYSNPNGGQYYGQNPYGQVPYGQPYAYTDPNAQGQQGGQWPNMGRQFNPFKLIEEMLPQKAKSAIRAIYGVIGVAAIVLGAALLFWPGKTLMVFAVALGIYFVVSGVIRMVSAIVELGLPAGWRILDIFIGFLLTIGGVSVLKNIALSGTTLAMLVTLTVGIGWILEGVMALAESWRMPSSGWAVLYAIVSIIAGAVILFSPVNSTVWLVVFAGCALIVMGISSVVRAFTFGKPSKK, encoded by the coding sequence ATGAGCGATCCGAACGCCAATGGGCAGAACCAGTCAGGCCAGCAGGGGCAGCCGGAATACGGCGCCTATGCGCCGAACCAGTCAGGCGCCCAGGGGAACGCCGGGCAGCAGTACGGCCAGAATGGTCAGCCCGGGTACGGGCCGTATGCGGCCAATCCGAATGGCAACCCCAATGGCCAATACGGCCAGCAGGGGCAGTATTCAAATCCCAACGGAGGCCAGTACTACGGGCAGAACCCGTATGGGCAGGTCCCGTACGGGCAGCCATACGCCTACACCGATCCCAATGCGCAGGGGCAGCAGGGTGGCCAGTGGCCCAACATGGGGCGGCAGTTCAACCCGTTCAAGCTGATTGAGGAGATGCTGCCGCAGAAGGCCAAGAGCGCCATCCGCGCGATCTACGGCGTCATCGGCGTCGCGGCGATCGTGCTCGGCGCCGCGTTGCTGTTCTGGCCGGGCAAGACGCTGATGGTGTTCGCCGTGGCGCTGGGCATCTACTTCGTGGTGTCCGGCGTGATCCGCATGGTCAGCGCCATCGTGGAGCTGGGGCTGCCCGCCGGGTGGCGCATCCTCGACATCTTCATCGGCTTCCTGCTGACGATCGGCGGCGTCTCCGTGCTCAAGAACATCGCACTCTCCGGCACCACGCTGGCCATGCTGGTCACGCTGACCGTGGGCATCGGCTGGATTCTGGAAGGTGTGATGGCGTTGGCGGAGTCCTGGCGCATGCCGAGTTCGGGATGGGCCGTGCTGTATGCGATCGTCTCGATCATCGCCGGAGCCGTGATCCTGTTCTCCCCGGTCAACTCGACCGTGTGGCTGGTGGTTTTCGCCGGCTGCGCGCTGATCGTGATGGGCATCTCCTCCGTGGTCCGCGCCTTCACCTTCGGCAAGCCGTCGAAGAAGTAG
- the map gene encoding type I methionyl aminopeptidase, with product MIELKTPKEIEEMKPAGRFVGGILKELKETTKVGTNLLEIDEFVHKKIVDRKGAESCYVNYAPDFGTGPFAHYICTSVNDAVLHGVPYDYSLKDGDLVSLDLAINVDGWVADSAVSFVVGKDPDPSDLRIIKCTEEALAAAIDVAKPGNRLGDISSTIGDVAREYGYPINLDFGGHGVGHIMHGDPHVPNDGRAHHGYRLRPGLVIAIEPWFLKTTDEIYQDPKDGWTLRAQDGSRGAHSEHTIAITDNGPIIFTDRTNL from the coding sequence ATGATCGAACTGAAAACACCGAAGGAAATCGAGGAGATGAAGCCGGCGGGTCGTTTTGTCGGCGGCATTCTCAAGGAACTCAAGGAGACCACCAAGGTCGGCACCAATCTGCTTGAGATCGACGAGTTCGTCCACAAGAAGATCGTCGACCGCAAAGGCGCCGAGTCCTGCTACGTGAACTATGCGCCGGACTTCGGCACCGGCCCGTTCGCGCATTACATCTGCACTTCGGTCAACGATGCGGTGCTGCATGGCGTGCCGTACGACTACAGCCTCAAGGACGGCGATCTGGTCAGCCTCGACCTCGCGATCAACGTCGACGGATGGGTGGCCGATTCGGCCGTCAGCTTCGTGGTCGGCAAGGATCCCGATCCCTCCGACCTGCGCATCATCAAGTGCACCGAGGAGGCGCTCGCCGCCGCCATCGATGTGGCCAAGCCGGGCAACCGGTTGGGCGACATCTCGTCGACCATCGGCGATGTGGCGCGCGAGTACGGCTACCCGATCAACCTCGACTTCGGCGGCCACGGCGTCGGCCATATCATGCACGGCGACCCGCATGTGCCCAACGACGGCAGGGCTCACCACGGCTACCGTCTGCGCCCGGGTCTGGTCATCGCGATCGAGCCGTGGTTCCTCAAGACCACCGACGAGATCTATCAGGATCCGAAGGACGGCTGGACCCTGCGCGCCCAGGACGGTTCGCGCGGAGCCCACAGCGAGCACACGATCGCCATCACCGACAATGGCCCGATCATCTTCACCGATCGCACCAATCTGTGA